The window ATGCGAATATGCTGTTTGGAAGGGTGCACATTGACGTCTGTCAAATAAGGATCCCCTTCGATGTTGACGATTGCGATTGGAGAACGTCCGATTGGCAAATAGGTATGGAATGCATCCAGAACGGCATGATTTATCGCATGGCTTTTCACCCATCTGCCATTGACAATTAACGTCATATAGTTTCTTGATGCACGTGTCATTTCGGGTAATGTAACATGGCCCTCCACTTTGTAATCCGCATTTGAACCGGCAAAGCCCACCATTTTACGAGCTACGGCTATGCCGTATATGTCTGACAAGACACGGCGTTGGTCTCCGCTCCCTGCAGTCTGCAATAATACTTGACTATAATGTGAGAGTTTAAACGCAATTGAAGGATGACTTAACGCAAGCCGGTTGACGAGGTCAATCGTATGACCCAGTTCCGTCTGGATTGTTTTCATATATTTAAGACGAGCAGGTGTATTAAAAAATAATTGGGAGACCGTAATATCCGTCCCTTTGCGGAATGCCGCAAAATCATGTTTAACGAGCCGGCCGCCATCAATTTGGACTTCTGTCCCTTCCGTTTCTCCGTCAGATGTCCACATCATGATTTTAGAAACGGATGCAATACTCGCAAGCGCCTCTCCCCGGAAACCGAGCGTCCGAATTCGGAACAAGTCATGCTCGTTCGTTATTTTGCTCGTCGCATGGCGCTCAAATGCTTGAACAGCATCTTGCTTAGACATCCCGTTACCATTATCTGTGACGCGAATTGTCAAAAGACCAGCTTCCTCAAGTGCAATTTCAATAACGGTGCTCTCTGCATCAATCGCGTTTTCAACAAGTTCTTTTACGATGGAAGCAGGACGTTCGACAACTTCGCCTGCAGCGATTTTATTGGACAATGTATCATCCATCACTCTGATGATGTCCATCGGGTTCACCCTTTCTTAGATCCGAGCTTTTCTTTCAGTTCATGGACGTACTGCAATGCCTGAAACGGCGTCATGTTTAAGAGATCAGCGTCCCCCAGATTCGTTAGCACTTCTCGTTCCAGAGTTGAGAGGACTCCCTTTTCTTCATTCTGTAAATCAAAGAAGTTCAATTGCCTAGGCTCATCTTCACGAATCGGCAGTTTCTCTACATTTTCAAATGTGATGAGTAATGTTTTAGCACGGTTCAGAAGCGATTCGGGTAGCCCTGCTAGATCTGCGACATATATTCCGTAACTTTTATCTGCCGGTCCTGTCATCACTTTGTGGAGGAACACGACTTTACCATCTTGTTCCATTGCGGCGACATGGACATTTTCAAGGCGGGACAGCTCTTTATCTAAATTAGTCAGTTCGTGATAATGCGTAGAAAACAGCGTATTCGCTCCGATTTCATTATGAATATGTTCCATCATCGCCTGTGCCAAAGCCATACCGTCATATGTTGAGGTACCTCGTCCGATTTCATCGAAAAGAAGAAGACTTTGAGCAGTCGCGTTGGCAATAGCATGCTGCGATTCCATCATTTCCATCATGAATGTACTTTGCCCTGAAGCTAGGTCATCTGCAGCTCCGATTCTTGTAAATATTTGATCGGTGACAGGAAGTAATGCTTGGTCACAAGGTACATAGCAGCCGATTTGCGCCATAACGACGATGAGCGCCACTTGCCGCATATAGGTACTTTTACCAGACATATTCGGTCCAGTGATCAGTAGCATATTTGCGTCCTCTGTTAATTTACAGCTATTGGGTACGTAGAGTGAATGGTCCATCATCTTTTCGACGACTGGATGACGTCCATTTTTGATTTCTAATGCTTTTCCTTCCTGGAACACCGGTTTCACGTAGTTTCGTTTTTCTGAAACCGCTGCAAATGAAAGAAGAACATCCAGTTCACTCAGGACACTTGCTAGATGCTGAATATGTCTAATATGGGTTTTCATCGCATCACGGACAGTACTGAATAATTGATATTCAAGGTCTTGCCCTTCCGCTTCCGCATTCAAAATAAGGTCTTCCTTCTCTTTCAAT of the Sporosarcina sp. FSL K6-1508 genome contains:
- the mutL gene encoding DNA mismatch repair endonuclease MutL, whose protein sequence is MDIIRVMDDTLSNKIAAGEVVERPASIVKELVENAIDAESTVIEIALEEAGLLTIRVTDNGNGMSKQDAVQAFERHATSKITNEHDLFRIRTLGFRGEALASIASVSKIMMWTSDGETEGTEVQIDGGRLVKHDFAAFRKGTDITVSQLFFNTPARLKYMKTIQTELGHTIDLVNRLALSHPSIAFKLSHYSQVLLQTAGSGDQRRVLSDIYGIAVARKMVGFAGSNADYKVEGHVTLPEMTRASRNYMTLIVNGRWVKSHAINHAVLDAFHTYLPIGRSPIAIVNIEGDPYLTDVNVHPSKQHIRMSKEGELLALIKESVQKAIRKNTIVPDAVKKEPARKVQSEQVNMWNQFRPERPLEAIEPSTTPLVKPAYQPYDIPERETETVEQTPWTVNEPPIVQEEVEPHEIDKNFPLLFPVGQVHGTYIIAQNEDGFFMIDQHAAQERIKYEFFRDKLGKADNDERQLLLIPLMFHYAADEKTKIEENMNLLKDVGIFLEEFGPSSYAVKEYPSWFPAGEETVIIEDLIEQVLTTRKIDIGKLREDAAIMMSCKRSIKANHHLTLADMEKLLNDLAEADNPFTCPHGRPVLVHFTTYEIEKMFKRVM